A window from Acidobacteriota bacterium encodes these proteins:
- a CDS encoding L-serine ammonia-lyase, iron-sulfur-dependent, subunit alpha, producing the protein MTFISIFNDVLGPVMRGPSSSHTAGSYRIARLARSLFSEAPARAKLTFDPRGSYAQTFRQQGADLAFVVGFLDRPLTDDRFREMLDIADAEGLDLSFAVESLPGAEHPNTVRIELEGGGGSRCVLTAESTGGGGVRIREIEGFPVEISGKTGDVFVWTKKESAQAVVKILSNSGPDINASEIAGKGDEVLVAAYGANVPPEGSCGGRPFDDLKARLASLPGVRSVRVAYPVFFVRRGDPPFSSGADMIAFAEAQGKSLGEAAIAYESAVLGLSEAEILAEMAARFEVMRMSVKEGLAGRGDWMQQLRPTAAKILEAEKKGTLPAGGLHTRAAARAMAVMHMTNSAGIVCAAPTGGSAGTLPGVAVTLAEDMGFPEDRVLRALFAASAAGLIIAQRATFAAEVAGCQVEIGAAGAMAAAAVVEAAGGTARQAADAAAIALQNTMGSVCDLVQGACEIPCHTRNAAAAASAFVCADLILGGYDNPIPLDETVDASLASGRMLPSELRCTSRGGIAVAPSALALPSLRAE; encoded by the coding sequence ATGACCTTCATCAGCATATTCAACGATGTTCTCGGCCCGGTCATGCGGGGGCCGTCAAGCTCGCATACGGCCGGTTCCTACCGGATCGCCAGGTTGGCGCGCTCGCTTTTTAGCGAGGCACCCGCCCGGGCGAAGCTGACCTTCGATCCCCGGGGATCCTATGCCCAAACCTTCCGCCAGCAGGGCGCCGACCTGGCCTTTGTGGTGGGATTCCTGGATCGGCCGCTCACGGATGACCGGTTCCGCGAAATGCTGGACATCGCCGATGCAGAAGGGTTGGACTTGTCTTTCGCCGTCGAGTCACTTCCGGGTGCGGAACACCCCAACACGGTCAGGATCGAACTTGAAGGCGGGGGAGGGTCGCGCTGTGTTCTCACGGCGGAGTCCACCGGCGGAGGCGGTGTCCGGATCCGGGAGATCGAGGGCTTCCCCGTGGAGATATCCGGAAAAACCGGCGACGTTTTTGTTTGGACGAAAAAAGAATCTGCCCAGGCCGTCGTTAAAATTCTCTCGAACTCCGGCCCGGATATTAACGCTTCCGAAATAGCGGGAAAGGGAGATGAGGTTCTCGTAGCCGCATATGGCGCGAACGTCCCGCCGGAAGGATCATGCGGCGGCCGGCCGTTCGACGATTTAAAGGCGCGCCTGGCATCGCTCCCCGGCGTCCGCTCCGTCCGGGTCGCCTATCCCGTTTTTTTTGTCCGGCGCGGCGATCCACCTTTTTCGAGCGGCGCGGATATGATCGCCTTTGCCGAAGCGCAGGGCAAGTCTCTCGGCGAGGCCGCAATCGCCTATGAATCCGCCGTCCTCGGTTTGTCGGAAGCCGAGATTCTGGCGGAGATGGCCGCCCGCTTCGAAGTCATGCGGATGTCCGTGAAGGAGGGACTTGCCGGCCGCGGCGACTGGATGCAGCAGCTTCGCCCGACGGCGGCGAAAATCCTGGAAGCCGAGAAGAAAGGGACGCTTCCCGCAGGCGGCCTTCACACACGCGCCGCCGCACGGGCCATGGCCGTCATGCATATGACGAATTCCGCGGGAATCGTCTGCGCCGCCCCGACCGGCGGTTCGGCGGGAACCCTTCCCGGAGTCGCCGTCACCCTGGCCGAGGATATGGGATTTCCGGAGGATCGGGTTCTTCGGGCTCTATTCGCCGCATCCGCGGCCGGTCTCATCATCGCTCAGCGCGCGACCTTCGCCGCCGAAGTCGCCGGCTGTCAGGTCGAAATCGGCGCCGCGGGAGCCATGGCCGCAGCCGCCGTGGTCGAGGCCGCGGGCGGAACGGCCCGTCAGGCGGCCGATGCCGCCGCGATCGCGCTTCAGAACACCATGGGCTCGGTTTGCGACCTCGTCCAGGGCGCCTGCGAGATTCCCTGCCACACGCGAAACGCCGCGGCGGCCGCTTCGGCCTTTGTCTGCGCCGATCTCATTCTCGGCGGCTATGACAATCCGATTCCGCTCGATGAAACCGTCGATGCCTCGCTGGCTTCCGGCCGGATGCTGCCTTCCGAGCTCCGCTGCACGTCCCGCGGCGGAATCGCCGTCGCCCCCTCCGCCCTCGCCCTCCCCAGCCTCCGCGCTGAATAA
- a CDS encoding family 78 glycoside hydrolase catalytic domain — protein MTIQTRKKGPQPPHGLRCEYLENPLGVDVRAPRFFWICDHYGRAQKPTVCRVIVSTAFGAATADMWDSGRMEGPDTPYVVYSGKPLESDRTYFWKVKWWDRDGRESPWSRTASFGTGLFEPSDWTGEWIGGGGLLRREFTLPAEPIRARAYICGLGYNELRINGRKAGEAVLDPGWTIYEKRVLYAVHDVTPFLKKGANAVGVMLGAGWFKGRALRFRLTVVCAGGRTVDLASDDSWTAAAGPIVEDSLFDGETYDARRDEPGWDAPGFKAKSWTPAERIEGPAGVPSSQMMPPIRVVDTLVPRAMSNPRPGVFVFDMGRNFSGWAAIRVSGPAGAEIRLRFAELLYPDGTLNRENLRSARAEDRFILKGEGVETWEPRFTYHGFRYVELSGWPGVPQIDSVRGRVVHTGVEPAGNFAASKPVLNRIQDILLWGLKSNLHSVPTDCCQRDERMGWMGDAQATAETAILNFDMAAFYTNFIRNIRDVQGEDGSITDTVPHVWGKRPADPAWGAAYPLLCRAMFRYYGDRRVLEENYEGLKAYVEFLRSKAEDGLVRYSWYGDWVALEKCPGSLVSSFYYLSGVRILAAAAGALGREDDARVYGELAEEIREAFHRNYFDPKTGSYGPSQTANVLALYLDIPPEDVRVKVWDSLFDNIVYGHDSHLTTGIIGTKYILEYLARRGNADLAYDIAGQETYPSWGHMIAEGATTVWELWQKREGPSMNSHNHPMLGSIGAWFFKALGGIEPDDGAPGFGRILFRPRMVRDLGHAAAATRTVRGGAACSWSRGDGRTRVEIVVPVGGEGEVRIPTFNYRRIEIVESGRPVWSDGAFAPGVDGVAGGRRDGKEIVLLIGSGRYVFEMTGE, from the coding sequence ATGACGATTCAAACACGGAAGAAAGGCCCGCAGCCTCCGCACGGTCTCCGATGTGAATATCTCGAAAATCCCCTCGGCGTCGACGTCCGGGCGCCGCGCTTCTTCTGGATTTGCGACCATTATGGTCGGGCCCAAAAACCGACGGTCTGCCGGGTCATCGTGTCGACGGCTTTCGGCGCCGCAACCGCCGACATGTGGGACAGCGGCCGGATGGAAGGGCCGGACACGCCTTACGTCGTCTATTCCGGAAAACCTCTCGAAAGCGACCGGACCTATTTCTGGAAGGTCAAGTGGTGGGACCGCGACGGCCGGGAAAGCCCCTGGAGCCGGACGGCGTCTTTCGGCACGGGTCTATTCGAGCCTTCGGATTGGACGGGGGAATGGATCGGGGGCGGCGGACTTCTGCGCCGGGAATTCACGCTTCCCGCCGAACCGATCCGGGCCCGGGCCTACATCTGCGGCCTGGGATACAACGAACTGCGGATCAACGGCCGCAAAGCCGGTGAGGCGGTCCTGGATCCGGGATGGACGATCTACGAAAAGCGTGTCCTCTACGCCGTCCACGATGTCACGCCTTTTCTCAAGAAAGGTGCGAACGCAGTCGGAGTCATGCTCGGCGCGGGCTGGTTCAAGGGGCGGGCTTTGCGCTTCCGCCTGACCGTCGTCTGCGCCGGCGGACGGACGGTTGACCTCGCGAGCGACGATTCGTGGACGGCGGCCGCCGGACCGATCGTCGAGGACAGCCTGTTCGACGGCGAAACCTATGACGCGCGCCGGGACGAGCCGGGATGGGACGCCCCGGGGTTCAAGGCGAAGAGCTGGACGCCGGCCGAGCGCATCGAGGGTCCGGCCGGAGTGCCGTCCTCGCAGATGATGCCGCCGATCCGGGTCGTCGATACCCTGGTGCCGCGGGCCATGTCGAATCCGCGCCCCGGCGTCTTTGTCTTCGACATGGGCCGGAACTTCAGCGGATGGGCGGCGATCCGGGTGAGCGGACCCGCGGGCGCCGAAATCCGGCTTCGGTTCGCCGAGCTTCTCTATCCCGACGGAACCCTCAACCGCGAAAATCTCCGCAGCGCCCGGGCCGAGGACCGCTTTATCCTCAAGGGCGAAGGCGTCGAAACCTGGGAGCCGCGTTTCACTTATCACGGTTTTCGCTATGTCGAGCTTTCGGGTTGGCCGGGCGTGCCGCAGATCGACAGTGTCAGGGGACGGGTCGTACATACCGGAGTCGAGCCCGCCGGAAATTTCGCGGCCTCGAAGCCCGTTCTCAACCGCATTCAGGACATCCTCCTGTGGGGCCTGAAAAGCAATCTTCACTCCGTCCCGACGGATTGCTGCCAACGCGACGAGCGCATGGGCTGGATGGGTGACGCCCAGGCCACGGCGGAGACGGCGATTTTGAACTTCGACATGGCCGCCTTTTACACGAATTTCATCCGCAACATCCGCGACGTCCAGGGCGAAGACGGGAGCATCACGGACACCGTCCCGCACGTCTGGGGCAAGCGGCCGGCCGACCCGGCCTGGGGTGCGGCCTATCCCCTGCTCTGCCGGGCGATGTTCCGGTATTACGGAGACCGGCGCGTGCTCGAGGAGAACTATGAGGGCCTCAAAGCTTATGTCGAGTTCCTGCGGAGCAAGGCTGAAGACGGATTGGTGCGTTACAGTTGGTACGGCGACTGGGTGGCCCTCGAAAAATGTCCGGGGAGCCTCGTCTCGTCATTTTATTATCTGTCGGGCGTGCGGATCCTGGCCGCGGCGGCCGGAGCGTTGGGGCGGGAGGATGATGCGCGGGTATACGGGGAGCTGGCCGAAGAGATCCGGGAGGCCTTCCACAGGAATTACTTCGATCCGAAGACGGGAAGCTACGGCCCGTCCCAGACGGCCAACGTGTTGGCGCTTTATCTCGACATCCCTCCTGAGGATGTCCGGGTCAAGGTCTGGGACAGCCTGTTCGACAACATCGTCTACGGACACGACTCTCACCTGACGACAGGCATCATCGGCACGAAGTATATTCTGGAATATCTGGCGCGGCGCGGAAACGCCGACCTGGCCTACGACATCGCCGGGCAGGAGACCTATCCGAGCTGGGGTCACATGATCGCCGAAGGCGCGACCACGGTCTGGGAGTTGTGGCAGAAGCGGGAAGGCCCGTCCATGAATTCCCACAATCACCCGATGCTGGGCAGCATCGGCGCCTGGTTCTTCAAGGCCCTGGGCGGGATCGAACCGGACGACGGGGCGCCCGGCTTCGGCCGGATTCTTTTCCGGCCGCGCATGGTGCGCGACCTCGGGCATGCGGCGGCGGCGACCCGGACCGTGAGGGGCGGGGCGGCCTGCTCCTGGTCGAGGGGCGACGGCCGGACGCGCGTCGAGATCGTCGTTCCCGTCGGCGGAGAGGGCGAGGTCCGGATTCCGACATTCAATTATCGGCGCATTGAAATCGTGGAAAGCGGGCGGCCGGTCTGGTCGGACGGAGCGTTCGCGCCGGGTGTGGACGGCGTTGCCGGGGGAAGACGGGACGGCAAAGAAATCGTTCTTCTGATCGGGTCCGGACGGTACGTTTTTGAAATGACGGGAGAATAG
- a CDS encoding uroporphyrinogen decarboxylase family protein: MTSREIVKSIIGRNLAPRCGFWLGNPHPDTLPRLHRYFGTETEEELRRKLGDDFRWISPSFIEGTFPNLGRVGLFDLRRAGAKASHGQAGPLADCDRPEDIEAFDWPDPVDLDFGPVVEALDEAGPYYRASGFWSPFYHDLMDLFGMEHYFVKMIAQPDVVRAATDRVCGFYFEANARFYDAAGDRVDGFFFGNDFGTQLDLMISPRLFDAFVLPWMRRFTEQAHGRGYQVILHSCGSIARVIDRLVEAGVDCLHPLQAMAVGMEAEKLGREFGGRVAFLGGIDTQRVLNTGTPAQVREEVRRVMDLLGPHLIVSPSHEALLPDVPPPNIAAMAEVVR; the protein is encoded by the coding sequence GTGACGAGCCGCGAAATCGTAAAATCCATTATCGGCCGAAATCTCGCGCCTCGCTGCGGGTTCTGGCTCGGCAATCCCCATCCCGACACCTTGCCCCGGCTGCACCGGTATTTCGGGACGGAGACCGAAGAGGAACTGCGCCGGAAACTCGGCGATGACTTCCGCTGGATCTCCCCGAGTTTTATCGAGGGGACGTTTCCGAATCTTGGCCGTGTCGGATTGTTCGACCTTCGGCGGGCCGGAGCCAAAGCCAGCCACGGCCAGGCGGGCCCGCTTGCGGATTGCGACCGTCCGGAAGACATCGAAGCTTTCGATTGGCCCGATCCTGTGGATCTTGATTTCGGGCCGGTCGTCGAGGCTCTGGACGAGGCCGGGCCGTATTACCGGGCTTCGGGCTTCTGGTCGCCCTTCTACCACGACCTCATGGATCTTTTCGGTATGGAGCACTATTTCGTCAAGATGATCGCCCAGCCCGATGTCGTCCGGGCGGCGACCGACCGCGTCTGCGGATTTTATTTCGAGGCCAACGCGCGGTTTTACGATGCGGCCGGCGACCGAGTCGACGGCTTTTTCTTCGGCAACGACTTCGGCACCCAGCTCGACCTCATGATCAGCCCGCGGCTTTTCGACGCCTTCGTTCTGCCCTGGATGCGCCGTTTCACGGAGCAGGCCCACGGCCGGGGATACCAGGTCATCCTCCATTCCTGCGGCTCCATCGCCCGCGTCATCGACCGCCTGGTCGAAGCCGGCGTCGACTGTCTTCATCCGCTTCAGGCCATGGCCGTTGGGATGGAGGCCGAAAAGCTGGGGAGGGAGTTCGGCGGCCGGGTGGCCTTCCTCGGCGGGATCGACACCCAGCGCGTGCTGAACACAGGAACCCCCGCCCAAGTCCGCGAAGAAGTCCGGCGCGTCATGGATCTTCTGGGGCCGCACCTCATCGTCAGCCCCAGCCATGAAGCGCTGCTTCCCGATGTGCCACCCCCCAACATCGCCGCCATGGCCGAGGTTGTGCGCTGA
- a CDS encoding D-lyxose/D-mannose family sugar isomerase, whose product MNKEDVEKIRKRAAAVMEEAGIVLRPEEAAEIEVSDFGLGDILNVGLQVVVYVNTGGYCAKDIILFPRQICPEHRHPPVDERNRGKQETFRCRRGEVYLYIPGEPAAKPNAVIPEGYRKDFTVWREIVLKPGDQHTLAPNTLHWFQAGDEGAVLSEFSSTSTDENDIWTDARMRRLPEID is encoded by the coding sequence ATGAACAAAGAGGACGTCGAGAAAATCCGAAAAAGGGCGGCGGCCGTCATGGAGGAGGCCGGGATCGTTCTCCGGCCGGAGGAGGCGGCCGAAATCGAAGTTTCGGATTTTGGGCTCGGCGACATCCTGAACGTCGGGCTGCAGGTGGTCGTTTACGTCAACACCGGGGGATACTGCGCCAAGGACATCATCCTCTTTCCGCGCCAGATCTGTCCCGAGCACCGCCACCCGCCGGTCGACGAGCGGAACCGCGGCAAGCAGGAGACCTTCCGATGCCGGCGGGGCGAGGTTTATCTGTATATTCCAGGGGAGCCGGCGGCGAAGCCGAATGCGGTCATTCCGGAAGGCTACCGCAAAGATTTTACGGTGTGGCGGGAAATCGTCCTGAAGCCCGGGGACCAACACACGCTCGCGCCGAACACGCTCCACTGGTTTCAGGCCGGTGACGAAGGGGCGGTGCTGTCCGAATTTTCGTCGACCAGCACCGACGAAAACGACATCTGGACGGACGCCCGGATGCGCCGCCTCCCCGAAATCGATTGA
- a CDS encoding sodium-dependent transporter, with the protein MKSSDLFASRWGIIFAGLGMAVGTGNLWRFPRIVAQYGGGAFIIPWMIFLFMWSIPLLIIELSIGRKTRRSVVGSFRELGGEKYTWMGMFVAFVPTAITFYYAVVAGWCLKYFFASTFHGLIHKDTIAYWRLFSASWEPLVYHVAAIALGCFIIYSGIVKGIERTNKILIPALFGILLISIVRVLTLPGAGAGLNFLFSPNLSLLGDYRVWLNALSQSAWSTGAGWGLILTYAIYSHRNQNPVRTAATLGLGDNTASLLAATLIVPTVFSYFAGPAFSQDKVMEVLKTDNLGLTFIWIPQLFAKIPGGAFFLSLFFLALCFAAITSLISQLELIASVFIDAGFTRKKAVITVGVLCTVMGLPSAMSLAFFNNQDWVWGLGLMVNGLFLTFLVLRVGPRKFREEIISTPECPVRLGRGFDFLVGVLLPVQVAVMLGWWFYSAYSGDPENWLKIFSVESLGTVFFQWAIAIAVFLFLNKTLNARFKKYES; encoded by the coding sequence ATGAAAAGTTCGGACCTGTTCGCCTCGCGCTGGGGCATCATCTTCGCGGGCCTGGGGATGGCCGTCGGGACCGGGAATCTGTGGCGATTTCCCCGCATCGTCGCCCAGTACGGCGGAGGAGCGTTCATCATCCCCTGGATGATTTTCCTGTTCATGTGGTCGATCCCCCTCCTGATCATCGAACTTTCGATCGGGCGGAAGACGCGCCGGAGCGTCGTCGGTTCCTTCCGGGAACTGGGCGGCGAGAAATACACCTGGATGGGCATGTTCGTCGCCTTTGTCCCCACGGCGATCACTTTCTATTATGCGGTCGTGGCCGGCTGGTGCCTGAAGTACTTTTTCGCCTCGACGTTCCACGGCCTCATTCATAAGGACACCATTGCCTACTGGCGCCTGTTTTCCGCATCCTGGGAACCTCTCGTCTACCATGTTGCGGCCATCGCCCTGGGCTGTTTCATCATTTACTCGGGCATCGTCAAAGGCATCGAGCGGACGAATAAAATCCTCATCCCGGCGCTTTTCGGCATCCTCCTCATCAGCATCGTGCGCGTCCTGACCCTTCCGGGGGCCGGGGCCGGCCTCAATTTCCTGTTCTCGCCGAACCTGTCGCTGCTCGGGGACTATCGGGTCTGGCTGAACGCCCTCAGTCAATCGGCCTGGTCGACGGGCGCCGGTTGGGGACTGATCCTGACCTACGCCATCTATTCCCACAGAAACCAGAATCCGGTGCGCACCGCGGCCACATTGGGTTTAGGGGATAACACGGCGTCGCTTCTCGCCGCGACGCTCATCGTACCCACAGTTTTTTCCTACTTCGCCGGCCCGGCCTTTTCCCAGGACAAAGTCATGGAAGTCCTTAAAACCGACAACCTGGGTTTGACCTTCATCTGGATTCCCCAGCTCTTTGCCAAGATCCCGGGCGGAGCGTTTTTCCTTTCCCTCTTTTTCCTCGCCCTCTGTTTCGCCGCCATTACGTCGCTGATCTCCCAGCTCGAACTGATCGCCAGCGTCTTCATCGATGCCGGCTTCACGAGGAAAAAGGCCGTCATAACCGTCGGTGTCCTCTGCACTGTCATGGGACTGCCGTCGGCCATGAGCCTGGCCTTCTTCAATAACCAGGACTGGGTCTGGGGCCTGGGCCTCATGGTCAACGGCCTGTTTCTGACGTTTCTCGTTCTCCGGGTCGGGCCGAGGAAATTCCGGGAAGAGATCATCTCGACGCCGGAATGTCCGGTCCGGCTGGGGCGGGGATTCGACTTTCTGGTCGGCGTGCTGCTGCCCGTCCAGGTGGCCGTGATGCTCGGCTGGTGGTTCTATTCGGCCTACTCGGGAGATCCCGAAAACTGGCTCAAGATCTTCTCCGTGGAGTCTCTGGGAACGGTCTTCTTCCAATGGGCCATAGCCATCGCCGTTTTCCTCTTCCTGAATAAAACTCTGAATGCGAGGTTCAAGAAATATGAATCCTGA
- the rlmD gene encoding 23S rRNA (uracil(1939)-C(5))-methyltransferase RlmD — protein sequence MKIVLASKSPRRRELFRKITTDFTVVPGDFDESTIREKDPVLFAVRAAEMKAREVAGMHPEALVIGADTVVDCGEEILGKPADREDARRILERLSGRRHRVITGVALYRKDEDRLMTGYEITGVVFKTLSPEEIEEYLDRNDYMDKAGAYAVQEIGDRYVAELHGDYDNVVGFPVSRFRKLLAAFEAPVVETEIEDIAFPNAWGVGRVDGRAVFIPGGLPGDRIRAQILKTKRRSAFARTISVEAPSPDRVEAACPHFGTCGGCAFQNLAYARQIERKQNYILQTLRKIGGVDLRDVEIDPIIPSREVFGYRNKMEFAFGGDAAGPFLGLRERQSPFAAFARKTVRLATCPIFSPAVERIFPAVLAFVEATGLEPYDPRTGQGVFRHLVLREAKATGDVLGVLVTRSGAVPGLDEAATGLIESLPFLKSLWHVENDRVSDVVDYADKRLLAGRPAIEEDLGGFRLAIHPETFIQPNPRTAVLLYEKIAAEAAAVGARKALGLYCGAGAIELFLARTVEEVDGVDSVPGNVRDAERNASQNGVSGLRFHEGTVEKVLREKMFPDRDLLVIDPPRSGLSPKALRRILELDIPHVLYMSCNPAAFARDAGEFEKNGWRLVRLTPADFFPHTPHVEVLGVLRRS from the coding sequence ATGAAAATCGTTTTAGCCTCAAAATCCCCTCGAAGACGGGAACTTTTCCGCAAGATCACAACCGACTTCACCGTCGTGCCCGGCGATTTCGACGAATCGACGATCCGGGAAAAGGATCCCGTGCTTTTCGCCGTCCGGGCCGCCGAAATGAAGGCCCGCGAGGTCGCCGGCATGCATCCCGAGGCCCTGGTCATCGGTGCCGACACCGTGGTCGACTGCGGCGAAGAGATCCTGGGCAAACCCGCGGACAGGGAGGACGCCCGGCGCATCCTCGAACGTCTGTCCGGACGGAGGCATCGGGTCATCACCGGCGTCGCCCTCTACCGAAAGGACGAGGACCGTCTGATGACCGGCTACGAGATTACGGGTGTCGTTTTCAAAACTCTGAGCCCTGAGGAAATTGAAGAGTATCTCGACCGCAATGACTATATGGACAAAGCCGGCGCCTACGCCGTCCAGGAAATCGGCGACCGCTATGTCGCCGAACTCCATGGGGACTATGACAATGTCGTCGGATTTCCGGTGAGCCGGTTTCGGAAACTTCTGGCCGCGTTCGAAGCGCCGGTCGTCGAGACCGAGATCGAAGACATCGCCTTTCCCAACGCCTGGGGAGTCGGCCGTGTCGACGGCCGGGCGGTCTTCATTCCCGGCGGCCTGCCGGGCGACAGGATCCGGGCTCAGATCCTCAAGACGAAGAGAAGATCCGCCTTCGCCCGGACGATCTCCGTCGAGGCGCCCTCTCCGGACCGCGTGGAGGCGGCCTGCCCGCATTTCGGGACCTGCGGCGGATGCGCCTTCCAGAATCTGGCCTATGCGCGCCAGATCGAACGCAAGCAAAATTATATTCTTCAGACGCTCCGCAAAATCGGCGGGGTCGATCTCCGGGACGTCGAGATCGATCCCATCATTCCCTCCCGGGAGGTCTTCGGCTATCGGAACAAGATGGAATTCGCCTTCGGCGGAGACGCTGCGGGCCCCTTTCTGGGGCTTCGCGAAAGACAGTCGCCTTTTGCGGCTTTCGCCCGGAAAACCGTGCGTTTGGCAACCTGCCCCATCTTCAGTCCCGCCGTCGAAAGGATTTTCCCCGCCGTTCTCGCTTTTGTCGAAGCGACCGGCCTCGAGCCCTATGACCCGCGGACGGGGCAGGGCGTTTTCCGCCACCTCGTTCTGCGGGAAGCGAAGGCGACGGGTGACGTTCTCGGCGTCCTCGTCACGCGGAGCGGCGCCGTTCCGGGTCTCGATGAGGCCGCGACGGGACTCATTGAAAGCCTGCCCTTTCTCAAGAGCCTTTGGCATGTCGAAAACGACCGTGTCTCCGATGTTGTGGATTACGCGGACAAGCGCCTGCTTGCCGGCCGGCCCGCGATCGAAGAGGATCTGGGCGGTTTCCGGCTGGCCATCCATCCCGAGACGTTTATCCAGCCGAATCCCCGGACGGCCGTTCTTCTTTACGAAAAGATCGCGGCCGAAGCGGCGGCCGTGGGCGCCCGGAAAGCCCTGGGCCTTTATTGCGGCGCTGGGGCGATCGAGCTTTTTCTGGCCCGGACCGTCGAGGAGGTGGACGGCGTCGACTCCGTGCCCGGAAACGTTCGGGATGCGGAGAGAAACGCTTCCCAAAACGGTGTTTCCGGCCTTCGCTTCCATGAGGGGACGGTGGAGAAAGTCCTCCGCGAAAAGATGTTTCCGGACCGCGACCTCCTGGTCATCGATCCGCCGCGTTCGGGTCTCAGCCCCAAGGCGCTTCGCAGAATCCTGGAGCTCGACATCCCCCATGTCCTCTACATGTCGTGCAATCCGGCCGCCTTCGCCCGCGACGCCGGGGAGTTCGAAAAGAACGGTTGGCGCCTTGTCCGCCTGACCCCCGCCGACTTTTTTCCCCACACGCCCCACGTCGAAGTCCTCGGGGTTCTCCGCCGCAGTTGA